One window of Nocardioides dongkuii genomic DNA carries:
- a CDS encoding phytoene/squalene synthase family protein, with translation MADASAALVIDAYSSSFGMASRLLSEPVRSHVRNVYALVRVADEIVDAPRPDQVPAQQRTALDTLEEETVGAMQSGSSSNLVVHAFARTARACDVDTSLVAPFFASMRTDLERTEHDEESLAAYVYGSAEVVGLMCLRAFLVEDPRRTSRYDDLAPGARRLGAAFQKVNFLRDLGEDAHLLGRRYLPGLDPARMDARARDRWLDDIDGDLAAAADVVPRLPRSSRLAVCAAHDLFAELSARLRATPAPEIARRRVRVPHAVKARMIAGAVLRGGRPRPSAPPSASPAARG, from the coding sequence GTGGCCGACGCCAGCGCCGCGCTCGTCATCGACGCCTACTCCTCCTCGTTCGGGATGGCCTCTCGGCTGCTGAGCGAGCCGGTGCGCAGCCACGTCCGCAACGTCTACGCGCTGGTGCGGGTCGCCGACGAGATCGTCGACGCGCCCCGTCCCGACCAGGTGCCGGCGCAGCAGCGCACCGCCCTCGACACGCTCGAGGAGGAGACGGTCGGCGCGATGCAGAGCGGGTCGAGCAGCAACCTGGTGGTGCACGCGTTCGCCCGCACCGCCCGCGCCTGCGACGTCGACACCTCGCTGGTGGCCCCGTTCTTCGCCTCGATGCGCACCGACCTCGAGCGCACCGAGCACGACGAGGAGAGCCTCGCGGCGTACGTCTACGGCTCGGCCGAGGTGGTCGGGCTGATGTGCCTGCGGGCGTTCCTGGTCGAGGACCCCCGGCGGACCAGCCGGTACGACGACCTGGCGCCCGGCGCCCGGCGCCTCGGGGCGGCGTTCCAGAAGGTGAACTTCCTGCGGGACCTCGGCGAGGACGCCCACCTGCTCGGCCGGCGCTACCTGCCCGGGCTGGACCCGGCCCGGATGGACGCGCGGGCGCGGGACCGCTGGCTCGACGACATCGACGGCGACCTCGCGGCCGCCGCCGACGTGGTGCCGCGGCTGCCGCGCAGCAGCCGGCTCGCGGTGTGCGCCGCGCACGACCTCTTCGCCGAGCTGTCCGCGCGGCTGCGGGCCACGCCCGCCCCGGAGATCGCGCGCCGGCGGGTCCGGGTACCGCACGCGGTGAAGGCCCGGATGATCGCCGGCGCGGTGCTGCGCGGCGGTCGGCCGCGTCCGTCGGCACCTCCCTCGGCCTCCCCGGCGGCGCGCGGGTGA